The Methanolobus sp. WCC4 genome includes the window CCTGATATCCACCATCCATCCACTTGATGAGAGGAGTGCCCTTGCGGACATACAATGCACCTACGCCTCTTGGTCCGTGGATGGTGTGTGCTGACATGCTTATCAGGTCCACAGGTATCTTTGTGACATCTATGGGCACTCTCATGTAGCTGTGTGTTGCATCGGTATGGAACAGCACATCCTTTTCTTTGCATATCTTTGCAATTGCATCCATATCCTGAAGGGTACCTATCTCCTGGTTCGCATGCTGGATGGAGACCAGGACGGTATCATCACGTATCTTGCCCTTAAGTTCCTCAAGATCCAGGATACCTTCTGCGTCAACACTGATGTAGTCCACACTGTAGCCCTGTTTCTCAAGGTTCTTTGCAGTGTTCAGGACCGCAAAATCCTCAAGTTTCGACACGATGATGTGTTCTCCCTTCTTTTTCTGAAGGGCGGAGAGCACACCTTTTATTGCCATATTGCTGGACTCGGTCTCACCTGATGTGAAGACGATCTCCTCGGAAGAGGCGCCAAGTGAAGCTGCGATGGTACCTCTGGCTGCTTCCAGTCCCTCCTTTGCGTCAATTCCCATGGAGTAACCGAACTCTGATGTGGCTACCGCATAGGTATCAAAGTAATAAGGATTCATTGCGTCCAGTACTTTTTCATCTAATCGGGTACTGGCAGAATTATCAAGATATGTTATCTTATCGAACATCTGTTTCTCCTCGGGTCTTTCCCGGTCTGTTAAATGCAATAATTCATATGAAAAGTGTTATCTTTGCATCCTTAGCTTCCATTATGTAAGTGCCCACTGCACCATACTCATCTATCCACTCCCGGTTGAGTTCCTCGGGTTTGATGCCCATTATCTCCATGGTCATCTCACAGGCAATGATCTTACCGCCAAGTTCCTTATAGTCTTCCATGAGCTTGTCAAGGGAGACAACGTTGGCTTTCTTCATCCTGCTTTGAACCATCTTTTTCCCAAGTCCCAGTAAGTTCATCCTTGAAAGTGGCCCTTTGTCAAGTCCGTTCTTTTTCAGGCTCTGCAACCCCCAGAATGTAAAGAAAAGGGATGCTTCCATTCCCATTGAAAGTGCACCGTTCGCAACTATCATGGCGCTGTATATCTTGTCGAGGTCACCACTGTGAACCACTATTACAGCCTTGTCTGCCGCCATGTCTGTCATATCCATTCCCCACTTATATTCCTATAACAGTATCTGATCCTGCATCATCTCTTGATGCGTATCTTCCACTCTTTATCATCATTCTCTTCGACTTCCATGACCTCAAGACCCATTGCATTACAGGCCATTGGTATCTCTTTTTTGGAAGCAGGATGCGTTCCCAATATGACTATCTCATCTCCCGGAGCAGCTTTTTTGAGGGCTTTGCGGCATTCTACAAGAGGAACCGGGCAGGTCTCTCCTCTTACATCGATATTAGTTTCTGTCATATATTTACCCCATATAGTATCAGTGTCAGAGTAATTTAAATGTTCCTGATGATGCCCACTCTATGAGCTTATTCATATTTAACAATTGTGAACTGGGTAATTTCATCTAAGAGAGTTTGTGAGGCTCTGTACGCTTATTTATCAAGGGTGATAATCCTGTAGTTTTCATCCCGTCCTTCTTCATCCTGACCAAAAACGAAAACAGAGGCCTCATTACCTTTCACGGTGGCAAATGTGCCTGTATTTTTGATACCTGTGTATCCGGGGCTTGAGAATATTGACAGGAGTCTTTTGTCGAACAACCATGCATAGCCGCGGAAGTATGCTGTATGGGCACGTATCATCAATGAAAGTCCGTTCAGTCTCATAAAATCATGAAATACATCAGGTCCGAAACATTCCGGTCTTATGCCCCTTGTGGATGCGGTCATACCTGGAAGGTTCGATGGGTCGTTCCAGAGATAAGGGAAAGAGTTCTCTTTGGTCATTTCCTTAATATCGACAACTCCCGGAATGCCCCCATGTACACAAAATATAGTATTGTTCAGGAGTGCTGCGACCGGCATTTCCTGAAAGATGCTGTTGGCAAAAAGAAAGAGGTCGTGGTCCTGTATCTCATCGTAAAGACCATAGATGCTGTTCATTTCCTGTGTCTCATGATTCCCTTTCAGGAGTATGATGTTCCGTTCATTCTTTAGTTTCAGTTCAAGCAACCGGCAGAGCACAGCAACAGAATCCTGTCCCCTGTCAACGTAATCTCCAAGGAAGATCACATCCTCACATCCCATTTCCTGATACATCCTGAGAATGAACTCCAGTGCCTTGATATTGCCATGGATATCGCCAATTATCATAGCGTTAGCTGAACTTATACGAATGAGTGGAGCCTCATTTTTGAAAATAACCGAGGTTCCTTCAAGAAGTGTACGTAAGTCATTGTGACACAAAGCCATACGACCTTTAATTATGTCAATTGATCTTCTTCTACTTACTATAATATCTCTCGTTCATTCCTTCAATATCTTGCGGATCAGAGCAAGTCCTGTCAGGTTCACACAGACTATCAGTACCCCACCTGCAATGTAACGTTTGTTCCAAAATGATCCGTCACCTGTGGACTGGCTTCCTTCTGCCTGTGTAAGGGAAAGTATGTCAAGAAATGTGCTCGAACCCGTATCTATGGTGTATTCTATTATATTATCAGGTTCTGATGTTGACGTATACCTGAGTATGTACTCGATACCTGATTCAAGTCCCATGAAAGAAATGGTTCCCTCATTTGTATTCTGGTAGATGGTCTCTTCATTTCTCAGAATGATGATGTCCCCCTCTTCCGGCAAACTGACCCTGAGGTTCACATAGTCCTTTACATGTATCGCTGTGCCATCGGCAACTCTCAGTTCTCCGTGAAGGTTCAGCACTTCCAGGATGGTGGGTGCGATATCCTCCTGTCCGAATTTACCCTGGATCACACCGGTATCAACATCCTCTGCTGATATGATAAAAGGTACTTTCTGGGATTCGGTCATCACAGAATATTTGTCTGACTGATGCCCTCCTCTGGAATCTGCTGTCGGGAATGCCATTCCATGGTCACCTGTAAGGATGAAAGCCATATCATTTTCTAAGCAGGTAGTGTAGAGTTCAAAGGTAGCTTCATCCAGTCCTTCAATAGTTGCAATATATCCACTGTCCTTTTTGTAATGACCGGCACTGTCTACTGCTCCTGCATTGATGGTGAGGATATAGTTCTGTTCAGGATATTCTTTCGCCATGAACCCAACAAGGGCTGTACCTGTATCGATCGCCCAGATGTCATAAGCGTCATATCTTTCCTGAGAGCCTTCCGGATACTGGTCCAGTATTCCCTGTAATATGGATGAATGTTCCTGCATCATGTCTGCCACTGCAAAGGATATGCTCTTATCTGATGTTGATAACATGTTTGTGTCTGTGACCATCTTAGGTTCGTTGATGGAGTTATCCACATCATGTATCACTACATTCTGCTTGCTGCACATTCCGGATGAGTCTCCTTTCTGCATAATGGCAAATGCCATATAGTCATTGTCATGAGCTACATCGTATATCGTTGTCCTGTAAGCTCCCACAAGTTCTCCATCTGCTTTTGAATAACCGGTAGCAAGAACTGAATGTCCACCCTCCGTGAATGTCTGGGGTGCAGTTACATCAAGTACTCTGCAACTCTGGTCGAAGATACTCAATATCTTTTCCGGTCGGGCTTTCTCAAGTTCGCTTCCATCGATAGCATAAGGTGTGTATTCAGGATAGATATAAGAAGAACTGAGTCCGTCAACTATGAGAATTACCGCTCCATGTGGTGTATTTACCGGACCTATTTCTACAATACTGTTTGCAGTGCAGGTCGGGGATAGGAATAAAAGCAAAAAGCATAGCGTGAGTAGCTTAAAAACAGCATGCTCATGCAAGTTGCACCTTCCATCACCCGGGCATTTATGCTTCATTCCGTTTTTACTGGCTGTCATAACTTCATGAAAGAGGCGACAGGCATAATAAAGTTTCTATTTGGATTCACTTTTTATAAAATGAAGGCAATGCTTCTTATTTATTTCATCCATCTTCTGTTTTTGGGCATTTTTACGTGTGTTAAGACAAAGGGTAGGTTTATGTAATTATATTTAGTTACGTTAAGGTGGAATTAATATACACTAAACTATCTGATTCAGTGTAATAAATTTTAGTTACAGTTTTAACTTATAAGTAAATATGTGTTTAAAAATTAATTTATTATTAAAGTTATGAATTGTATTATGCTATTTTTATTTAAATATTTAGTGTTTGAATAGTATAGAGGTTGCAAATACAAAGTAGCGCAATTAGTCTATCTTGATTATTTCCGAATGTGTGATGAAATATGCAAAACATATAGATTTACTTTAAAAAGTATGACAGTTAAATTGAAGAAATCTTGTATGATTTCTGATATCAAAATATGAAATAACAAAATCTCATTTTTGATATCATTTACTACGTGTGATGGAGCTGTGCAAAAAAGAGTATTTTTCAGAAAACACTTGTTCAATGGTAATAGAAATATAGAGTTTTTGTTACGTCCCAACAAAATCCATAGCAGTAATACTATGAACAAAAAGTGGTAAACAAGCAAATTTAATTGTAAAATAGACATCTATTAATATTTGTAAAACCCCTTTCTTTTATGGACGATGTACTGAATGTAGATATACTTAAAGAATTTAATAAATTTGGACGGGTCTGGGGAACTCGTCCTGGTGAATTCGAGTCACCCTTTATGGTAACACCTAAAGAATTCATACAATATGCGGAAGCTAACTTAAATGAGAATACACCTCATGGCTTACTTGACTGTCTTTCAAACACCAAAAGAGCTATTGAGTGCCAAATGGATTCCCTCTTAATGTTTTTGGGGCTTTATGACATAGCTAAAAAGAAAAATCTAGGTTTCCCTTCAAAAGCTGAGATGCTAAATAAAGCAGGAATTATCTCACCTCGCATATTAATAAAGATTAATAAAACTAGAAATTTAATGGAGCATTCTTATGAGATACCAGAAAAAGAAAAAGTCGAAGATTCACTTGATGCTGCTTATCTTTTTGTGCTCAGCACAGAAAAATATCTAAGCATTTCTACTTATGCTTTTGATATTGAAAATGATTTACAGGAAGATGAGATTGAAAATGAAAAACCATTATATGATGGATCTTATTCTATCAAATTGGATCCGGAATTAAGAACATTATTCATAAAATCTAATATTTTTTTATTTTCTGAAACGTATGAGGGGCGTCAAGAAATTGAAAAAGAAATTGTTTTTGATTCAGATGAATACTACGATTATCTAAAAATTTATGTGCAACTTTATGACTTGGTTGGAATTCGTTAAATCTATTATTTTCACTCCGCTAGCCAAACCTTAACTTGTAAAAAGTAGTAACTTGTGGGCTGTGGCGGGTTTTAAATCCATTTGTGAAAAGCGATTCGCAGGGGACACTTGAGTGAATCACATCCCTAATAAACAACTTCCTTGAAGATTTCACTCCCCACTTTCCAGTCCATCCTTCAGAAAAAGGGACAGCACCATAAAAGCAGCACTCAAGATGAACACTGCCTGGTAGCCCATATCGATGAACAGGCCTGCAATTATCGGCATGAATGCGAGTCCTGCGTAGGTATATGTATTGAAGATGCCCATTGCAAGCCCTCTGTCAAAAGGCATGTGGGATACAGCAACAGGCAGGCCGATCATCCCTATTCCTGAACCGATCCCGAGCAGTGCGAATCCGGTGAATGGGAACCTTATAGAGATAAGCACTCCGGCCGCTGCTAATATCATTCCTGAGGTGACCATGTGTTTGAAATGCAGTTTCATCCTGCCGACCACGAGGTTCGTTATCATGGAGCTGATGTACAGTATTGCTATTGCAATGCCGAGTTCAGGTTTGCTGAGTATGTCCTTGCTGTATTCGGGATAGAACGCGAGCAGTACTCCGGTGATACCAAAAAGCAGGAATGCGGTTATCCAGATCCGCAGGAAGCGGATATTGAACAGCTTGCCTAATACTCTCTTGATTTCTGATCCAGGGGACATCCTTTTTGTGGGGGGTGTTGTTCTCTCTGTAGTCTTTGTACTCTCTTTCTCCTTATTGAGAAATAGGGTGACAATCCCTATGACCAGAACTATAATAGATAGTATAGTGAAGAGTGTGATCGCTCCCCTGACTGATCTGGAAGCAAGGAATCCGGATGCAAGAACTCCAACAGCGAGTCCTGCATTAAGGAGGAAGTTGAACTCACCGATGTATCTGTTCTTTTCATGGAAGCCTGCCAGCAGTGCATACGCTGGTGGGAAGAATGCGCCGCATGCGATTCCTTCCAGGAGTCTGGCAGTGACGAGTAGATAAATGTTCTCACTAAGTATCAACATCATCCCTGCAAAGGATGTTAATGTAATGGAAAGGGTGATGATCTTTATATTGTTATATCGGTCTGTCATGAAACCAAATGGGATCATGGTGAGTAAGGCACCTATGAAGTAGCCGGAAAAGAGTAATGTGTATGAGATGGTCCCTGATGATACAAGACTACCTGCAGCTATCTCAGGCAGAACCGGGATTACGGAATTTGACAATCCCATGATCAGAAAAACAGTAGAATATATTAGAATTCTTTTTTTGTCCATATGTCACCTGCACAGTTAATCAAATATGCCACCATCTCATATTTAGGTTTAGGAGTTCTGTCAAAGAGGCAGGTATGATTGTATGAATTGTTTCAGTTAGCAATAATAGCTTTCAATTAGCTAATATATACTTAAGTGTATATTTTGTGGATAGTTGAGAGGTGAATCTGTGATAAGTTAAAAAAGCATATTGTAGAATATATCCTTTAAACAATCTGTTATATTTCTTTAAAATTTACTATGTAGTTTTGTGTGCAAAACTTTTAAAATTTATAAAAGTTATATTTTTATTTATCTATTTTTATTTATTATTAATTGGTTTAGCTAGTATAGGCTAAAAGTTAAGTATTTATTTATATAAAAATAAGCAAATAAAATTAAACATTCAACTAATTTTTATTTAAGATTATAATTTACTTACAATTGCATGCTCAATAAATCTTAGGTTATCTGTCAAATAATCTTGATTGTTGCCAAATGTCAAATAAATTGATATTTTTATGATTCGGAGTTGTATTAGCTTATAGTTGGTCACTCAAGGATAATGGTGATTATTTTTAAATTTATCTCCCACTTAGCCCAGCAAAAAATAAAAAAACTAGTTACAATGACTATAGTAATATGGATGCCAGATAGTATGATGTGATTATTTGTACTGTTTTTGTGTAGATCATGACGGGGTGCT containing:
- a CDS encoding DsrE/DsrF/DrsH-like family protein, yielding MDMTDMAADKAVIVVHSGDLDKIYSAMIVANGALSMGMEASLFFTFWGLQSLKKNGLDKGPLSRMNLLGLGKKMVQSRMKKANVVSLDKLMEDYKELGGKIIACEMTMEIMGIKPEELNREWIDEYGAVGTYIMEAKDAKITLFI
- a CDS encoding sulfurtransferase TusA family protein produces the protein MTETNIDVRGETCPVPLVECRKALKKAAPGDEIVILGTHPASKKEIPMACNAMGLEVMEVEENDDKEWKIRIKR
- a CDS encoding sulfatase-like hydrolase/transferase — encoded protein: MTASKNGMKHKCPGDGRCNLHEHAVFKLLTLCFLLLFLSPTCTANSIVEIGPVNTPHGAVILIVDGLSSSYIYPEYTPYAIDGSELEKARPEKILSIFDQSCRVLDVTAPQTFTEGGHSVLATGYSKADGELVGAYRTTIYDVAHDNDYMAFAIMQKGDSSGMCSKQNVVIHDVDNSINEPKMVTDTNMLSTSDKSISFAVADMMQEHSSILQGILDQYPEGSQERYDAYDIWAIDTGTALVGFMAKEYPEQNYILTINAGAVDSAGHYKKDSGYIATIEGLDEATFELYTTCLENDMAFILTGDHGMAFPTADSRGGHQSDKYSVMTESQKVPFIISAEDVDTGVIQGKFGQEDIAPTILEVLNLHGELRVADGTAIHVKDYVNLRVSLPEEGDIIILRNEETIYQNTNEGTISFMGLESGIEYILRYTSTSEPDNIIEYTIDTGSSTFLDILSLTQAEGSQSTGDGSFWNKRYIAGGVLIVCVNLTGLALIRKILKE
- a CDS encoding cysteine desulfurase family protein, whose protein sequence is MFDKITYLDNSASTRLDEKVLDAMNPYYFDTYAVATSEFGYSMGIDAKEGLEAARGTIAASLGASSEEIVFTSGETESSNMAIKGVLSALQKKKGEHIIVSKLEDFAVLNTAKNLEKQGYSVDYISVDAEGILDLEELKGKIRDDTVLVSIQHANQEIGTLQDMDAIAKICKEKDVLFHTDATHSYMRVPIDVTKIPVDLISMSAHTIHGPRGVGALYVRKGTPLIKWMDGGYQETDRRAGLENIPGAVGFAKAVELVTEKENEFLASLRDYTIKRVFEEIPHVTLNGSKAQRTPQNANITFHYVEGESMTLHLDMRGFAVSTGSACFSRSLEASHVILGIGGDHERAHGSIRFTFGRYNSMEDVDAVVDAIKEIVSQLRAISPLYSSEVKE
- a CDS encoding metallophosphoesterase family protein; amino-acid sequence: MALCHNDLRTLLEGTSVIFKNEAPLIRISSANAMIIGDIHGNIKALEFILRMYQEMGCEDVIFLGDYVDRGQDSVAVLCRLLELKLKNERNIILLKGNHETQEMNSIYGLYDEIQDHDLFLFANSIFQEMPVAALLNNTIFCVHGGIPGVVDIKEMTKENSFPYLWNDPSNLPGMTASTRGIRPECFGPDVFHDFMRLNGLSLMIRAHTAYFRGYAWLFDKRLLSIFSSPGYTGIKNTGTFATVKGNEASVFVFGQDEEGRDENYRIITLDK
- a CDS encoding MFS transporter, which gives rise to MDKKRILIYSTVFLIMGLSNSVIPVLPEIAAGSLVSSGTISYTLLFSGYFIGALLTMIPFGFMTDRYNNIKIITLSITLTSFAGMMLILSENIYLLVTARLLEGIACGAFFPPAYALLAGFHEKNRYIGEFNFLLNAGLAVGVLASGFLASRSVRGAITLFTILSIIVLVIGIVTLFLNKEKESTKTTERTTPPTKRMSPGSEIKRVLGKLFNIRFLRIWITAFLLFGITGVLLAFYPEYSKDILSKPELGIAIAILYISSMITNLVVGRMKLHFKHMVTSGMILAAAGVLISIRFPFTGFALLGIGSGIGMIGLPVAVSHMPFDRGLAMGIFNTYTYAGLAFMPIIAGLFIDMGYQAVFILSAAFMVLSLFLKDGLESGE